The DNA region GATACCGGCGCCGGTAAAAAGCCCTGATCGCCGGAGATCACGTGCAGCGGACGGCCATCGCTCATCTGGAGCTGGTAGCGGCGCGAGTTGGAGGCATTCAGCAGGCGCAGGCGCACCCAGCCGCGAGACACTTCCACGTACGGGCTTTGCGCGCCGTTAACCAGCAGCGTATCGCCGACGAAGCCGCCGCTGCCCGGCTCGCTGTATTCCGGCGTACCGAAATTATCCAGACGTTTGTCCTGGATGATAATCGGGAAGTCATCCACGCCGTAATGGTTGGGAATCGGCAGGGATTTGCTGACCTCATCTTCCACCAGCCACATGCCGGCCAGGCCGTTATAGACCTGCTGCGCCGTGCGGTTAGGCGTGTTGGCGTGATACCACAGGGTGGCCGCGCTCTGGCGAATGGGCAGCACGGGCGCCCAGTCGGCGCTGGGTGACATCATTCGCGCCGCGCCGCCAATCAGCGGGCCGGGTACCTGTAAACCGCTGATGGTCATGGCGACGTTTTCAGGAGTACGGTTACTGTAGATAAGCTTTACGTCATCGCCATTCCACACGCGGATGGTCGGCCCAAGATAACGTCCGTTAATCCCCCAGACCGGCGCACGCGTCCCCTGGGTGAAGGACCAGTGGCTGCGCTGCAGCGTCAGGAAAAGCGGCTGACCGCGACGGGATTCAATTAATGGCGGAATGGGCAGCGGCTGTTGCTGCCCGGCGGCGCTGGCTGTCAGCGGCATCGCACCCGCACAGAGGGCGATCCCTGAAGCCTGAATAAACTGACGCCGACTGAGTGACATATAAGCTCCATCTGAAACGACTAACAACGCGGGAATTCGTTTTCCCTTCAACGCCGGGTTAAATTTTACCGGCGGCTTCTCTCTCTGCGACTTCTTTATCGAGCAGCGCAATATGCTCAGCCATCAGATCGCGGCAATGCGCTGCCAGCTCGCGCACCTGATCTTTACCGTATTTGCTGGTATCAACGGGCGGCAGCATTTCGACAATCACCAGCCCGTTATTCAGGCGGTTAAGATTAATCTTATTCGAAGTATTCGAAACGCACACAGGAATAATTGGAACACCAGCCGCAATTGCGGCATGAAATGCACCGGTTTTAAACGGCAGCAGGCCGCGACCGCGGCTGCGCGTTCCTTCCGGGAACATCCAGATGGAGATTTTGCGCTTTTTAAAATGGTTCACCACTTCCGCAATGGTGCTGTGCGCTTTTGCACGGTTGTTACGGTCGATCAGCAGGTTACCGGTCAGCCAGTACAGCTGGCCAAAAAACGGGATCCACAGCAGGCTTTTTTTGCCCACCGTCACGGTCGGTGGCAGCACGATATTGGAGGCCGTGACCATATCGTAGTTATTCTGATGGTTGGCGATATAGATGGCGTTACCGAAATTCTCCGCCCCTTCCGGCAGACGTTTTTCAACCTTCAGGCCAAACAGCGGCGCAAGACGCCCGAACATATGGCCAAAGGTGGCGACATGCTTCGGATTGCGCGGGCTGAAAAGGCAATAAATAGAGCCGAAAATACAGACCAGAATACAGTAGATAACGGTAAGAATAAGACGAACAATATATAGCATAGCGACCTCTGAAGCCCCAACAGCTGACAATTATACTTCACCTGTGGCCAGGTAAGGACTTTATTACGAGCGCGTATTGTTAATCGCAACGCACGAATTAACAACGATTTTACGGGAAATTTTCTTGAAATTCCCCCTCCGGACAGAGGGGGATAACACGACATTACTCTTCGCTGTCACCCGCCGCGCCGCGTGCAGGAGAGTCAATCTCCACGCGGTCGATGCGCTGCAGGCCGCGCATCAGCGAGCCGCGACGACCGCGCTCGCCCACCACCTTCTGCAGCTCTTCCGGACGAAGCTTGATTTTGCGCTTGCCGACGTGAATGGTCAGCGTGCTCTGCGGCGGGAGGAGGAAGAGGTGCGCCAGGCTATCTTCGCCTTTCGCGGCCTCCGCCGACGGGATGTTGACGATCTTGTTGCCCTTGCCTTTCGACAGCTCCGGCAGATCGCTGACCGGGAACATCAGCATACGACCGGCGGTGGTGATCGCCAGCAGCATGTCGCTTTCGTTCTCAATCACCAGCGGTGCCATCACGCGGGCGTTGTCCGGCAGGCTAATCAGCGCCTTACCCGCACGGTTACGGGAAACCAGATCGTTAAAGGTACAGATAAACCCGTAGCCCGCATCGGACGCCAGCAGCAGCTTCTGGTCATCGGCTTCCATCAGCATATGGTCGACCGTCGCGCCCGGCGGCAGCGTTAGTTTGCCGGTGAGCGGTTCGCCCTGCCCGCGCGCGGAAGGCAGCGTGATCGGGTCAATGGCGTAGCTGCGGCCGGTGGAGTCAATGAACGCCACCGGCTGGTTGCTCTTGCCTTTCACCGCCGCTTTGAAGCTGTCGCCCGCCTTGTAGCTGAGCCCCGGCGCGTCGATATCGTGGCCTTTGGCGCTGCGCACCCAGCCGCTCTGCGACAGGACAATGGTCACCGGCTCGGACGGCTGCATGTCGTGCTCGTTCATCGCCTTCGCTTCTTCACGCTCGTGCAGCGGAGAACGACGGTCGTCGCCAAACGCGTCGGCATCGGCCTGCAGCTCTTTCTTCAGCAGGGTGTTCATCTTGCGCTCGGACGCGAGGATCGCCTGCAGCTGATCGCGCTCTTTTTCCAGCTCGTTCTGCTCGCCGCGGATCTTCATCTCTTCCAGCTTGGCGAGATGGCGCAGCTTCAGCTCGAGGATCGCTTCGGACTGGGTTTCGCTGATGCCAAAACGCGACATCAGGGCGGGCTTCGGCTCGTCCTCGGTACGGATGATCTCAATCACCTCGTCGATATTGAGGAACGCCACCAGCAAACCTTCAAGGATATGCAGGCGCTTAAGCACTTTCTCGAGACGATGGTTCAGACGACGGCGGACCGTATCGCGGCGGAACGTCAGCCATTCGGTGAGGATCTCCAGCAGGTTTTTCACCGCCGGGCGTCCGTCGAGGCCGATCATGTTCAGGTTGATGCGGTAGCTTTTTTCCAGATCGGTGGTGGCGAACAGGTGGTTCATCACCTGCTCCATGTCCACGCGGTTGGATCGCGGCACAATCACCAGACGGGTCGGGTTCTCGTGGTCGGATTCGTCGCGCAGGTCGTCCACCATCGGCAGCTTTTTATTGCGCATCTGGGCGGCGATCTGCTCCAGCACTTTGGCACCGGAAACCTGGTGCGGCAGCGCGGTGATGACCACGGCGCCGTCCTCTTTATTCCACACCGCGCGCATGCGCACGGAGCCACGGCCGTTCTGGTAGATTTTGCGGATTTCCGCGCGCGAGGTGATGATCTCGGCTTCGGTCGGGTAGTCCGGCCCCTGCACGATATCCAGCAGCTCGTCCAGCGAGGTTTTCGGCTGCTCAATCAGGGTGATGGCGGCTTTCGCCACTTCACGCAGGTTGTGCGGCGGAATGTCCGTCGCCATACCGACCGCGATCCCGGTGGTGCCGTTCAGCAGGATGTTCGGCAGACGCGCAGGCAGCATCTTCGGCTCCTGCAGCGTACCGTCGAAGTTTGGCACCCAGTCAACGGTTCCCTGACCCAGCTCGCCCAGCAGCACTTCGGCATATTTAGACAGGCGGGATTCGGTATAACGCATCGCCGCGAAGGATTTAGGATCGTCCGGCGCGCCCCAGTTCCCCTGCCCGTCCACCAGCGGATAGCGGTAAGAGAACGGCTGCGCCATCAGCACCATCGCTTCATAACAGGCGCTGTTGCCGTGCGGATGGTATTTACCCAGCACGTCACCGACGGTACGGGCGGATTTCTTGAACTTGGCGGTGGCGTTCAGCCCCAGCTCGGACATCGCATAGACGATGCGGCGCTGAACGGGCTTCAGGCCATCTCCGATAAACGGCAACGCCCTGTCCATGATGACGTACATGGAGTAGTTCAGGTAGGCGTTTTCCGTGAATTCATGTAGCGCGAGGCGCTCTGCCATATCGCTCATTACGTGTGATTCCTCAACTCAGAAACCGAAGGGTTCCAGGCAATATTGCCGCAGATACTACCTCATCTGACGAATTGAGTCACAAAGAAAAGGGCCGCACAGGCGGCCCTTTTCGGGTTATTTGTTCAGCTTGATGACCTGCTTCACGTCGATTTCAAACTCGTTCCAGTCTTTATCGACTTTACCCTGGAGTTCGACCTTATCCTGCGGGCTAACGGTCACGCCGTTCCAGCGCTTGTGGTCAATCTCAACCACCACCGTGCCGGTTTCATCGCGGAAGGTGTAGCGGTCATCGGACAGGCGCTCGGTGATATTCCCGCGCAGCTTCACCCAGGCATCGTCCTTCAGATCCTTTACTTTTGCCGCCGTCGTCAGGTTGGCGTTGTTATCCACAAAACCGCCCTGCTGGGTTTGCGTCTGGGTCGCGGTTGCGGACGGGCCGTTAAATCCGCCCTGCGCGGCAAAAACAGGGGCAGTGGTCATCATCATGATGGCAGCAAGTGCAGCGAATTTTTTCATCTTAATCTCTCCCTTTAATGTGGTTTCGCGGTCCATTTAACAGGGTAATCCTTAACAACTTCTTAAGGGGAAAATTTATTTATTTTTTCTGTACAGCGCACGGGCGCAGGAGGTTTACTGGCGGCATCAAGGAGGGAATATGCGCATTTTACTGGTAGAAGACGACAGGTTAATCGGCGACGGCATCAAGGCGGGTTTAGGCAAAATGGGCTTTAGCGTGGACTGGTTTACCGACGGCAAAACCGGTCAGGCTGCGCTTTCGTCTGCGCCCTATGATGCCGTGGTGCTGGATCTGACGCTGCCGGAAATTGACGGGCTGGAGATCCTGCGCGCCTGGCGCGAGAGCGGGCGCAGCGAGCCGGTACTGATTCTGACGGCGCGGGATGCGCTTAGCCAGCGCGTCGAGGGGCTGCGTCTCGGCGCGGATGATTATCTCTGTAAGCCGTTCGCGCTGATCGAAGTGGGTGCCCGCCTCGAAGCGCTGGTCCGCCGCAGCCACGGCCAGGCGCGCAGCGAGCTGCGCCACGGGAAGGTGACGCTCGATCCGACCCGTCTCATCGCCACGCTGGACGGCGAGCCGCTGACGCTCAAGCCGAAAGAGTTCGCCCTGCTGGAGCTGTTGATGCGCAACGCGGGCCGGGTGCTGCCGCGCAAGCTGATCGAGGAAAAACTCTATACCTGGGACGACGACGTCTCCAGCAACGCGGTAGAAGTCCACGTTCATCACCTGCGCCGCAAGCTCGGCAGCGAGTTTATCCGCACCGTGCACGGCATCGGCTATACGCTGGGGGATGCATGAAACTGAGCCTGAAGCTGCGCCTGACGCTTCTCTTCCTGCTGCTCTCGCTGACGGCCTGGTTTGCCGCCAGCCTGGTGGCCTGGCAGCAAACGACCCACAAGCTCGATAAGCTGTTCGATACCCAGCAGATGCTGTTTGCTAAACGGCTGCTGACGATGGATCTTAACGAGATCCGCGCCCCCGAACGCATGCGTGAGATCCCCAAAAAAGTGAAGCACGGTCGTCTGGATGATGACGCGCTGGCTTTCGCCATTTACGCCGTCGACGGCAGGATGCTCCTGAACGACGGGGAAAACGGCCGCGATATCCCGTATCACTATCGCCGTGACGGCTTTGACGACGGACGGCTTCAGGATGATAACGACGAATGGCGCTTTTTATGGCTGACCTCGCCAGACGGGAAATACCGCGTAGTGGTCGGCCAGGAGTGGGAGTACCGCCAGGACATGGCGCTGGACGTGGTCAGCTCGCAGCTCACGCCGTGGCTGGTGGCGCTGCCCGTCATGCTGCTGTTGCTGATCCTGCTGTTGAGCCGGGAGCTGAAGCCGCTGAAAAAGCTGGCGCAGACCCTGCGCTCCCGCTCGCCGGACGCCACGGATGCGCTGCCCCTTGAGGGCGTCCCCACGGAAGTGCGCCCCCTGCTCGACGCGCTGAATCATCTCTTCGCGCGTACCCAGGAGATGATGACCCGCGAGCGCCGCTTCACCTCTGATGCCGCCCACGAGCTGCGCAGCCCGCTGGCGGCCCTGAAGGTGCAAACCGACGTGGCGCAGCTCTCGCAGGACGATCCGCAGGCGCGGGAAAAGGCGCTGATGCAGCTGCACGCGGGGATTGACCGCGCTTCCCGTCTGGTGGACCAGCTCCTCACCCTGTCGCGTCTGGACTCGCTCGATAGCCTCGACGGTGTGGAACAGATCGCGATGGCCGATTTGCTCCAGTCCGCGGTAATGGATATCTACCCTCCGGCGCAGCAGGCGGGCATTGATATGCGTCTGAACCTCAACGCGCCCGGGGTGACGCGCACGGGACAGCAGCTGCTCCTGAGCCTGCTGGTGCGCAACCTGCTGGATAACGCGATTCGCTACAGCCCGCGCGGCAGCGTGGTGGACGTGACGCTGGACGCGCATCGCTTTACCGTGCGCGACAACGGCCCGGGCATTTCGTCCGACGCGCTGGCGCGCATCGGCGAGCGCTTTTACCGTCCGCCGGGCCAGGATGCCACAGGCAGCGGGCTGGGGTTATCCATTGTGAAGCGCATCGCCGCCCTGCACGGGATGCACGTCGCGCTGGGCAATGCCCCTGAAGGCGGTTTTGAAGTGAAGGTCAGCTGGTGAGGGATTATTGCTTCTAGCGCAAAAGACTTTGCACATTTTGCTCATTTTTCCGCTCCGTCCTCGCGCGTAGAATACCCGCCATACTCTCATCATCGAGGACAAATAATGAGCAACATTCTGATTATCAACGGTGCAAAAGAATTTGCGCACTCTAAAGGCCAGCTGAATGACACCCTGACCGAGGTCGCGGACGGTTTCCTGCGCGACGCCGGGCATGATGTTAAGGTCGTGCGTGCGGACAGCGAGTATGACGTGAAGGCCGAAGTGCAGAACTTCCTGTGGGCCGACGTGGTGATTTGGCAGATGCCGGGCTGGTGGATGGGCGCGCCGTGGACCGTGAAAAAATACATGGACGACGTGTTCACCGAAGGTCACGGTTCGCTCTATGCCAGCGACGGTCGTACCCGTTCTGACGCCTCCAAAAAATACGGTTCCGGCGGCCTGATCCAGGGTAAAAAATATATGCTCTCCCTGACCTGGAACGCCCCGCTGGAAGCCTTCACCGCGAAAGACCAGTTCTTCGAAGGCGTGGGCGTGGACGGCGCCTACCTGCCGTTCCACAAGGCGAATCAGTTCCTGGGCATGGATCCGCTGCCGACCTTTATCGTCAACGACGTGATTAAAATGCCTGACGTCCCGCGCTATATCGCAGAATATCGCAAGCATCTCGCGGAAATTTTTGCTTAACTGGTAGCCTGGAATTAAAGGAGTAGTCAACATGCTTACCGTAATCGCAGAAATCCGTACTCGTCCAGGTCAACATCACCGTCAGGCGGTGCTGGATCAGTTCGCGAAAATTATCCCGACCGTACTGAAAGAAGAAGGCTGCCACGGCTACGCGCCGATGGTGGATGCCGCCACTGACGCCAGCTTCCAGGCGACCGCACCGGACTCGATCATCATGGTTGAGCAGTGGGAAACCGTCGCGCATCTTGAAGCGCACCTGCAGACCGCGCACATGAAAGCGTGGAGCGACGCGGTGAAAGGTGACGTGCTGGAAACCCACATCCGTATTCTGGAGCAAGGGGCGTAAGTTTCCCCTCACCCCAGCCCTCTCCCGAAGGGAGAGGGAGAACAAATCCAGGCCCGGTAAGCGCTCGCGCCACCGGGCTTTGTTTTAGCTGCTCTTCTTCCCCGGCTTTAACCCGCGATGTAGCTCGTTGATGCGCTTCATCGACTTGATGGTGCGCTGCGGCTCGGTGGAGGCGACGGATAAAATAATCATCTCCAGACACAGCAGCACCGTGCCGTGGAGCGGGATTTTGCCCTTTTCGCCGCCGCGCGGAACGTGGATGACCACGCTGGCCTCCTTGCTGAAGCGCGAATCGAGGGCATTGGTCAGCAGGATGGTGGGGATCCCCAGACGTTTTGCTTCACGGAGCGTGGTTTGCCCTTCCCGATGCGCGGATTTCTGCGCCATCATCACCAGCACGTCGCCGCGCTGAAGCGCAATCAGCTGCTCGGCAAGCCCGATTCCGGTCCGGTTAAGCGGCGTGGCGGGTAACCCCATGCGGCTGAACAGCCTGGCGGTGTACTCGGCCAGAATGCCGGAGGCGCCAATGCCAAAGATGGCGACCTGCCTCGCCTGCGCCAGCAGCGAGACCGCCTGCGCCATCGCGAAGCGGTTGTGGGGCTCGGATAACACCTCGCAGGTGTGCTGATGTCCCTCCAGCACAAAATCAATGCTCGCGTTCACGTCGCTGGCGAGCGTGTTCACCGTAGTGGAGATCTTTTCACTGGAGGTGACCACCGGACCAAACCACTGCTCCAGCGTCTGCTTGAGGTCGCGCAGCCCGGCGAAGCCCAGCGCCTGAATGGCGCGAACGACGGTGGCATCCGAGGTTTTCAGCAACGTCGCGATCTCCATCGCCGTCTGCTCCATTACCGCTTCACGATTCTCGTTGATGTAGCGCGCCACCTGCAGCACCCGCGGCGTCAGCTGGTGCGCTCGCGAGCGGAGGCGGTCGCCAAAGACGTCGACTTTTCGACTCACCGTGATGCCTCCGGCAGCGGACGCCCGGCAATCTGCGACTGCACCTGCGCGGCCATCAGCCCTAAAGACGCGAACGAATTCGAGATCGCCTCTTCACGCGAGATCAGCACGTAATGCCCGGTGCGGCAGGCGTTCAGGAACTGGCACCAGCCCGGCATGACCGCATCCATCGCCGCCAGCTCGTCCTGCGGTTTACCGCCCGTATCCCCGCGCCAGGTGGCGAAGACGAAATCGGCGTCCAGCTCCGGCAGGCGCTCGGCGCTGACGTCAATCCGTCCGCCCTCCGGAATGGACTCAATCAGCGGCGGGAATTTGAATCCGGCGTCGCGCAGGACGCGGCCCAGCGAGTGGTAGCTGTGCATGGCGTTGATTTTCCCCTGATTGGCCTGAATCACCGACACGGAAATTTTGCGCGTGTCGAGGGTCGCCTTCAGCGCCTTGATCTGCTCCTGATAGCGGCGCTCCAGGATTTTTAGCCTTGCCTGCGTGCCCGTGAGCTGCGCCAGCTTGCGGTAGATCTCCGGCGCGCCGCCGTCGAGATGATCGATGCTCACCGTCGGGGCAATTTTCGCCAGCTGTTCCACCGGGGTGTTGCGCGTCGGCTCGGTGATAATCAGGTCAGGCTTCGCGGCGGCGATGGCCTCTATGTCGATATCCGCCGTGCCGATAAATTTGATGTCGGAATTATCAAAGTCGACGCCGGTCAGCATGCCGCTGGAGCGCAGAAAGTGGCTGCCGTCCGGCCTCGTGCGGCCATGGCTCGCCACCGGCGGCACGCCAAGCTCAATCAGCGGAATGGTGATATCCAGATCGTGTAACGAGACGATCCGCTTCGGGTGCTCCGGCACCGCCACCTTGCGGTTAAGATCGTCGGTAAACGTCCGGGTCGGCTCCGCCGCGCTCGCCGCAAAGCCCACCAGCAACAGCATCGAAAACAGTACGCGCATCATAGTCCCCTAAAATCTGTCCCGACGCTGCCAGAGCAGCAGCAGGAAAAACGGTCCGCCAATCAGTGAAATCACAATCCCCGCCGGCAGCTGCAGCGGGAGGAATGCCAGGCGTCCGACGTTATCCGCCAGCAGCACCAGCAGCGCGCCCAGCACGGCGCTTCCCGTCAGGAGCGCGGTTTGCCCGCCGCGCAGCAGCAGGCGCGCCATGTGCGGGGCAATCAGCCCCACGAAGCCAATGCTGCCCACGCAGGAGACGCAGGCCGCCGTCAGCACCACCGGGGCGAGAACCCGCAGCAGCGCCAGCCGGGTTGTGCGCACGCCGAGGCCCGCCGCGGCGTGGTTGCCGAGCAGCGCCACGTCCGCAGCCCGGGCGGTAAAGATCAGCAGCGCAAACGCGGGGGCGGCCCAGAGCGCGGCCAGGCCCACCAGCGTCCAGCTAGCCGCGTGCAGGCTTCCCGCCAGCCACAGCATCGCCGTCTGCACGTCGCGCACGTCGGCGGTGGTCATAAAAACGCCCATTGCCGCAGCGAAGGCCCAGGACACGCCGATGCCGATCAGGATGAACCGCGGGCGCGAGATGTCGCGCGCCAGGGCAATCACCAGCAGCGCGGTGAGCAGCCCGCCGGCCATGCCGACCAGCGGTCGCCAGGCCAGGCCCAGCGCCGGAAACTGAAAAATCAGCAGCAGTACCGCCGCGCTGCAGCCCTCCTTCACGCCGATTAGCCCCGGATCGGCCAGGCCATTGCGTGTGATTGACTGCATTGCCGCTCCCGCCATGCCGAGCATCGCGCCGCACAGCAACGCCATCAGCAGGCGCGGCAGGCGGATATCCATCACGATGTAGCGCGTCTCCGCCGTCAGACTTTCAGGCGAAAAAAGCGCGCGCCCGATGGCGGAGGCGGGAATGGGTAATGAGCCGTGCGTCAGGCCAAAAACGGTCAGCACGCAGGCCGCCAGCATCAGCACGGCCAGACACGCCAGCGCTTTTGGACGAACCAGCGTCGAGCAGGCACCCACGCGTAACGCACGCAGCCCGGCCCGGTTCATTTGAACATCCTCGCGGCCATCAGGATGAACACGGGGGCACCGACCAGGGCCGTCATGATGCCGGTTGCCAGCTCCCAGGGCGTAAACAGCGTGCGGGCGGCGATATCCGCCAGCAGCAGAATCAGCGCGCCGCACAGGGCGGACAGCGGCACCATCACGCGTAAATCGACCGACGCCAGACGGCGAATAAGCTGCGGCACGACCAGGCCGATAAAGCCAATCGGCCCGGCGATTGAGACGGCCGCACCGCAGAGCAGCGCGATGGCCAGCAGGGCGAGCAGGCGGGTTTTCAGCAGCGACACGCCGAGCCCCTGCGCCATTCGGTCTCCCAGCGCCAGCATGTTGAGCGAGGGCGACAGCCCGACAGCGAGAACAAACCCGGCGGCTGCAGACCAAAGCGCCCCCTGAAGCGTCTGCACGCTGACCCCGGCCAGATCCCCCGCCAGCCAGGTGCGCATGGCGAGCAGCGTCTGCTCATCAAGGATTAATACCGCGGCGGTAATCGACGAGGCAAACGCCGACATCGCCACGCCGTACAGGGTGATCTTCATCGGCGTAAGCCCGGTGCGGCCGGACGAGGAGAACGTCAGCACCAGCAGAAACAGCGCGGCGGCACCGGCGGCGGCAACGAGCGGGCGGCCATACGGCAGCGACAGCCCAAGCGCGCTCGTCAGTAC from Enterobacter chengduensis includes:
- a CDS encoding FecCD family ABC transporter permease, translated to MMRSSLAFLLFALLLALGAILHLGIGARFIAPQTVVEALFHFDPRNFDHNVIIKLRLLRLCAATVTGAALGVAGVLLQSVIRNPLGEPHILGLNAGAALAVVLTSALGLSLPYGRPLVAAAGAAALFLLVLTFSSSGRTGLTPMKITLYGVAMSAFASSITAAVLILDEQTLLAMRTWLAGDLAGVSVQTLQGALWSAAAGFVLAVGLSPSLNMLALGDRMAQGLGVSLLKTRLLALLAIALLCGAAVSIAGPIGFIGLVVPQLIRRLASVDLRVMVPLSALCGALILLLADIAARTLFTPWELATGIMTALVGAPVFILMAARMFK